The Lycium barbarum isolate Lr01 chromosome 10, ASM1917538v2, whole genome shotgun sequence genome includes a region encoding these proteins:
- the LOC132614978 gene encoding putative late blight resistance protein homolog R1B-17, which yields MSFFSYDADPLRCLQWLEQNNGSLTQLGRQLKIELKWLKIFLHWSTKCNSSFEDLKDLFKDVEAEVHYARNELHSLCYRVSPPINESLGSVIFDIISRIEPFKLQVKEAFMSVSQCLLQPEDDLSLEFIDSVVEFLEDLLCYYDDKLIVPEVKEQMESLQYKLRFSRDFLRLTQKECTDLEKWKSLLMHSENLAAKTAGVSLLDEDLDKERSLSMKLEVYDLSRDVIPIKQELAGVYTVLLKGLMTQKPRTCSMDEFVVGFVDFLLKNIVEVQKECEVGGLETLHEELRLLVYFLSDPPKEYVEEEKVNEYLIQIEAAIHEVASASYTFDIKETNDDLLRKIEFITREVKEFYQRVPRSSRYASPRTNGLGFIDLLLGNLNELLTVKADLIAPVKHQIEAISRDLEIMRSFLVDFSNDEYEQEKLKDLTDRVIDVAYKSEYVIDSFMVKSGPLWRYMLSDLEKDIKLVKLEIANTCATERFKESTPVVIASSTQDIVAMEEVVGFKDEAWEIIGRLTRGPVQLDTVSIVGMPGLGKTTLAKMIYNDNYVANYFYIRAWCCISQTYNRRQLLLVILSQVTKISNRVTDTMSDGDLADKLRKCLIRKRYLIVIDDIWTIEAWDDLSGCFPDDDYGSRILFTSRLQHVASQVNCDGVHLLRFLSKEECWELLQLKIFPKESCPLEELIEIGFIIAEKCQGLPLFVVLVAGLLSKIERSRDCWEKFEVNLSSKQLMDIVDMSYQNLPHHLKPCFLYLGVFLEDKKIPASQLKWLWIAEGLVQKSLTESLEDVAEHYLMELVSRSLVLVSERRLTRGIKACRVHDLLRDFCLEKSKEENFLEWIYESHGSHDIQIYGQDWGADPHHPFSSDLKSYHQRRLCVYTKRNKFILSRPSDYLRCWI from the exons ATGTCTTTTTTCTCTTATGATGCTGATCCCTTGAGGTGTCTTCAGTGGCTAGAACAGAACAATGGATCTCTTACTCAACTTGGACGTCaacttaagatagagctaaaATGGCTTAAAATATTTCTTCATTGGTCAACAAAATGCAACTCCTCCTTTGAGGATTTGAAAGATCTCTTCAAAGATGTGGAAGCTGAAGTTCACTATGCAAGAAATGAACTTCACTCTCTATGTTATCGTGTTTCTCCTCCGATTAACGAGAGTTTGGGATCTGTTATTTTCGATATAATATCAAGAATTGAACCTTTTAAACTGCAAGTCAAAGAAGCTTTTATGTCTGTTTCACAATGCTTACTACAACCTGAAGATGATCTTTCCCTGGAGTTCATTGATTCTGTTGTGGAATTTCTTGAGGATTTGTTGTGTTATTATGATGACAAACTTATTGTTCCAGAGGTGAAGGAACAGATGGAATCTCTTCAATACAAGCTAAGATTTTCGAGAGATTTTCTGCGATTGACCCAAAAAGAGTGCACTGATTTAGAGAAATGGAAATCTCTCCTGATGCATAGTGAAAACTTAGCTGCAAAAACTGCAGGTGTTTCTTTACTAGATGAAGATTTGGATAAAGAAAGATCACTAAGCATGAAGCTTGAGGTTTATGATCTTTCTCGAGATGTTATCCCTATTAAGCAAGAACTTGCAGGAGTTTATACTGTTCTCTTGAAAGGACTTATGACTCAGAAACCACGGACTTGCTCTATGGATGAATTTGTGGTGGGATTTGTTGACTTCCTCTTGAAGAATATAGTTGAAGTACAAAAAGAGTGTGAGGTAGGTGGACTCGAAACACTTCATGAAGAGTTAAGACTCCTGGTTTATTTCCTATCAGATCCACCAAAGGAGTATGTGGAAGAAGAGAAGGTGAATGAGTACTTGATTCAAATCGAAGCTGCAATCCACGAGGTAGCATCTGCTAGTTACACTTTTGATATCAAAGAAACAAACGATGATTTGCTGAGGAAAATTGAGTTTATCACAAGAGAAGTTAAAGAGTTTTATCAAAGGGTTCCAAGGTCCTCAAGGTATGCATCTCCTAGGACTAATGGATTAGGCTTCATTGATCTTCTTTTAGGAAATTTGAATGAGCTGCTTACTGTAAAGGCTGACTTGATTGCACCTGTGAAGCACCAAATTGAAGCAATCAGCAGAGATCTAGAGATCATGAGatcttttcttgttgatttttcaAATGACGAATATGAGCAAGAAAAGTTGAAGGATCTTACTGATCGTGTTATCGATGTGGCCTACAAATCAGAGTATGTAATTGACTCATTCATGGTAAAGAGTGGACCTCTCTGGAGATACATGTTATCAGATTTAGAAAAAGATATTAAGCTTGTTAAGCTTGAGATTGCCAATACTTGTGCCACGGAACGGTTCAAGGAATCAACACCTGTTGTCATAGCCAGTTCAACTCAAGATATTGTAGCAATGGAGGAAGTTGTTGGCTTTAAGGATGAGGCTTGGGAGATAATAGGGCGGCTTACAAGGGGACCTGTGCAGCTAGACACTGTCTCAATAGTCGGTATGCCAGGTCTTGGTAAGACTACTTTAGCCAAAATGATCTATAATGACAACTATGTTGCCAACTACTTCTATATTCGTGCATGGTGTTGCATCTCGCAAACATATAACCGGAGACAGTTGTTGCTTGTTATATTAAGTCAAGTTACTAAGATTTCCAATCGTGTAACGGACACTATGAGCGATGGAGATTTAGCTGACAAGCTGCGTAAGTGTTTGATCAGAAAGAGATACCTCATTGTCATAGATGATATATGGACAATCGAGGCGTGGGATGACTTGAGTGGATGTTTTccagatgatgactatggaagtAGAATTCTCTTCACAAGCAGACTCCAACACGTGGCTTCACAAGTTAATTGCGATGGCGTTCATCTCCTTCGATTCCTCTCAAAAGAAGAATGTTGGGAATTGCTCCAGTTGAAAATATTCCCAAAAGAAAGTTGTCCTTTGGAAGAACTAATTGAAATTGGATTCATAATTGCAGAAAAGTGTCAAGGCCTTCCTCTTTTTGTTGTTCTAGTTGCTGGACTTCTATCAAAGATAGAAAGATCTAGAGATTGTTGGGAAAAGTTTGAGGTAAATTTGAGTTCAAAACAGTTGATGGACATAGTAGATATGAGCTATCAGAATTTACCACATCATTTGAAACCTTGTTTCCTCTACTTGGGAGTGTTTCTGGAGGACAAGAAAATTCCTGCTTCGCAATTGAAATGGCTGTGGATTGCAGAAGGGCTTGTCCAAAAATCGCTAACGGAGAGCTTAGAAGATGTTGCTGAGCATTACTTAATGGAGCTTGTTAGTAGAAGTCTAGTGTTAGTTTCTGAAAGACGACTTACCAGAGGTATCAAAGCATGTCGTGTCCATGATCTCCTACGCGACTTCTGCTTGGAAAAATCCAAAGAAGAGAACTTTCTTGAGTGGATATATGAGTCGCATGGATCCCATGATATTCAGATTTATGGTCAAGATTGGGGTGCTGATCCTCATCATCCTTTTTCCTCAGACCTCAAATCATATCATCAGAGGCGGCTTTGTGTTTACACCAAACGAAACAAGTTCATCCTCTCAAGGCCTTCCG ATTACTTAAGGTGTTGGATTTGA